In one Brevibacterium sp. CBA3109 genomic region, the following are encoded:
- a CDS encoding TetR/AcrR family transcriptional regulator: MSKGTRNRQKIIAAAWELYADLGIDNVRTEDVANACGLSASAINYHFRTKTQLLQAALRYSLDIIASARDLTETADPVATLRHFARIHAGVDVKVRRVWSIWIQSWAHAAADEHARLNLTAVYTEWLDMITGVILAGQRAGTIRTGNTVLMVKALSIFIDGLGVARSTQQMTVTDEEALSMLEEYLGAHILTSTHPQEEGT; the protein is encoded by the coding sequence ATGTCGAAGGGCACACGCAACCGTCAGAAGATCATCGCCGCTGCGTGGGAGCTCTACGCCGATCTGGGCATCGACAACGTGCGCACCGAAGACGTCGCGAACGCATGCGGTCTCAGCGCCTCGGCGATCAACTATCATTTCCGGACGAAGACCCAGCTGCTGCAGGCAGCGCTGCGGTACTCACTCGACATCATCGCCAGCGCCCGAGACCTCACGGAAACCGCCGATCCCGTCGCCACATTGCGGCACTTCGCCCGTATCCACGCCGGCGTCGACGTCAAGGTCCGGCGAGTGTGGTCGATCTGGATCCAAAGCTGGGCCCACGCCGCCGCTGATGAGCACGCCCGGCTCAACCTCACCGCCGTCTACACCGAATGGCTTGACATGATCACCGGTGTCATCCTCGCCGGTCAGCGCGCGGGAACCATTCGCACCGGCAATACCGTGCTCATGGTCAAGGCCCTGAGCATCTTCATTGACGGTCTCGGTGTCGCCCGCAGCACCCAGCAGATGACCGTCACCGACGAGGAGGCTCTGAGCATGCTTGAGGAGTACCTCGGCGCCCATATCCTCACCAGTACGCACCCGCAGGAAGAAGGCACATGA
- a CDS encoding stealth family protein → MLSTPNQTLSIELWEELGSNVQRVDGGLHLPGTLRRRNSDHGLAVDYMEPNTWDSALRNSSRLALPAPHLRELQEPIDIVYTWVDGSDPKWRARMNNTRDKVDQGTTEPSSVSESRFTSREELKFSLRSLEYYASWVRRIFIVTDQQIPEWLNTDHPKITVVDHRDIFSDTGVLPVFNSHAIESQLHHIPGLAEHYLYLNDDCFFLRPTRPELFFTANGLSKHFRSIVPIDVEGWGPRDLPIISAAKQGRHHLLSRYGRTVTHRFKHTPHSQLRSVLETMESEEPELFARVAASPFRSPEDVSIPSSLHHFDAFARGQSVEGQIGYQFVDLSAADLELRLLRVARRTDLDVFCLNETTLREESEESVDHLVARFFNARFPVPSSFEVGFRSSKSPH, encoded by the coding sequence GTGCTGAGCACTCCCAACCAGACATTGTCCATCGAACTGTGGGAAGAGCTAGGTTCCAACGTCCAACGCGTCGATGGCGGTCTTCATTTGCCCGGAACCCTGCGCCGTCGAAATTCTGATCACGGCCTGGCCGTCGATTATATGGAGCCAAATACGTGGGACAGCGCGCTGAGGAACAGTTCTCGCCTTGCCCTTCCTGCACCTCACCTGCGAGAGCTGCAGGAACCAATCGACATCGTCTATACGTGGGTCGACGGTTCCGACCCAAAGTGGCGAGCACGAATGAACAATACTCGTGACAAAGTCGACCAAGGAACCACCGAGCCCAGCTCGGTCTCGGAATCCCGATTCACTTCGCGCGAAGAACTAAAATTTTCGCTGCGCTCCCTCGAATACTATGCATCGTGGGTTCGGCGAATCTTCATTGTGACCGATCAGCAGATTCCCGAGTGGCTGAACACAGATCACCCAAAGATCACCGTGGTCGATCACCGCGACATCTTCTCGGACACCGGGGTGCTACCCGTCTTCAACTCGCACGCCATCGAATCTCAACTGCACCATATTCCCGGGCTAGCGGAGCACTATCTCTATCTCAATGACGATTGTTTCTTCCTCAGACCCACTAGGCCTGAGCTGTTCTTCACAGCGAATGGCCTTTCAAAGCACTTTCGATCGATCGTGCCTATCGATGTCGAGGGTTGGGGCCCGCGGGATCTTCCGATCATCTCCGCGGCCAAGCAAGGGAGACATCATCTTCTCAGTAGGTACGGCCGCACGGTCACCCACCGGTTCAAGCACACTCCTCACTCCCAACTTCGCTCCGTGCTCGAGACAATGGAGTCCGAGGAGCCAGAGCTTTTCGCACGGGTCGCAGCTTCACCGTTCCGCTCGCCGGAGGATGTGTCCATCCCTTCCTCACTCCATCACTTCGATGCTTTTGCAAGGGGACAATCAGTCGAAGGACAGATCGGCTATCAGTTCGTCGACCTCAGTGCAGCTGATTTGGAACTACGATTGCTCCGGGTAGCGCGTCGCACCGATTTGGATGTGTTCTGCCTTAACGAGACCACGCTCAGGGAGGAATCGGAAGAGTCGGTAGATCACCTAGTGGCCCGCTTCTTCAACGCCCGCTTCCCTGTGCCATCCAGTTTCGAGGTGGGCTTTCGCTCGTCGAAATCACCGCATTAG
- a CDS encoding polysaccharide pyruvyl transferase family protein, with amino-acid sequence MRGELTAEYLTSLGFKDVIVVGCPSMTMNGRGHRVDRADALTPGSSIAYNLQTNNPFGIDLITDAEANFDATYMPQDLATLEMMLWGTTPYSGHDERLPLSRSHSQFSEAKAQFQLDAPVWIQRMRDMSFSFGPRIHGNVAAILAGTPGLVLAHDGRTLELSRYHGVPTIDLTVEECPRTVAELYSRADYTEFNRGHSERFDRLSDFIHDNGFTHIYDPGQERALADYEDRLASTNYPDPQTSLWHDVPPEYVRMASKLQDRYLALKKAQKAIKANGAAKLPENKLREVESRLDKAEAALGRTQSSVKSVRVTADRADRRVDKMMKVPLGLKKMLRSRRSE; translated from the coding sequence GTGAGAGGCGAACTAACTGCTGAGTATCTGACCTCTCTCGGCTTTAAGGATGTGATCGTGGTGGGATGCCCGTCGATGACGATGAATGGGCGAGGACATCGCGTCGATAGAGCCGACGCGCTCACCCCAGGCTCATCAATTGCCTACAACCTGCAGACAAACAATCCGTTTGGCATCGACCTCATCACTGATGCTGAAGCTAATTTCGATGCGACGTACATGCCACAGGACCTTGCCACCTTGGAAATGATGTTGTGGGGGACGACTCCCTACAGCGGCCACGACGAACGGTTGCCGCTCTCACGCAGTCACTCACAGTTCAGCGAGGCGAAGGCGCAGTTTCAACTAGATGCGCCGGTGTGGATTCAGCGCATGAGAGACATGAGCTTCTCTTTCGGCCCGCGCATTCACGGCAATGTAGCGGCGATCCTTGCCGGCACGCCGGGACTCGTATTGGCCCATGACGGGCGAACGCTCGAACTGTCGCGATATCACGGGGTACCAACTATCGACCTCACAGTTGAGGAATGCCCGAGAACTGTTGCCGAACTTTATTCGCGAGCAGATTACACCGAGTTCAATCGTGGACATTCCGAACGCTTCGACCGCCTCAGCGATTTCATTCACGATAACGGCTTCACGCACATTTACGATCCCGGACAAGAACGCGCGTTGGCAGATTACGAGGATCGTTTGGCGTCGACCAACTACCCGGACCCGCAGACAAGTCTGTGGCACGATGTGCCGCCCGAATATGTCCGTATGGCCTCGAAGCTCCAGGATCGCTACCTCGCTCTCAAGAAGGCACAGAAGGCGATCAAGGCAAATGGTGCTGCAAAACTACCCGAGAACAAGCTACGCGAAGTCGAAAGTCGTTTGGACAAGGCGGAAGCCGCACTCGGGAGAACGCAAAGTTCAGTGAAGTCCGTCCGGGTCACCGCGGATCGTGCTGACAGGCGAGTCGACAAGATGATGAAGGTCCCACTGGGACTGAAGAAGATGCTCCGCAGCCGAAGGAGCGAGTGA
- a CDS encoding transposase: MPVKYTDELKARAVELVMHAQADPETASRAITRIANELGLSKETLRVWVRKHKDSGNATPTESVDLEAENRRLRAELTEAKRANEILRRASAFFAAELDRPSK; this comes from the coding sequence ATGCCAGTGAAATACACCGATGAGCTCAAAGCTCGTGCCGTCGAGCTCGTCATGCATGCCCAGGCCGATCCTGAGACCGCGAGCAGGGCAATCACCCGCATCGCGAACGAACTCGGCCTGAGCAAAGAAACCCTGCGAGTCTGGGTGCGTAAGCACAAAGACTCTGGCAACGCTACACCGACGGAGTCGGTCGACCTTGAGGCCGAAAACCGTCGACTGCGCGCCGAGTTGACCGAAGCGAAACGGGCAAACGAGATACTTCGCCGGGCGTCGGCTTTCTTCGCGGCGGAGCTCGACCGCCCATCCAAGTAA
- a CDS encoding IS3 family transposase, whose amino-acid sequence MRALSGTAARIAVSSYYAYKLRQPSARAVRDRELKTAIRDVYEANYSCYGVRKMWKAINREYADRFGNIARCTVERLMRQLGIDGVRRRRKRPKTASARAEECPEDLVEREFTAEGPNCLWVADITYIPTQAGWVYTTFILDVFHREIVGWQVTNHMRESLARDALTMALAAKFRAGEDVSGLVHHSDRGVQFRSIRYGETLAESEIVASVGSRGDSYDNAMAEALNSVYKAELIDRREWSGLIEVMAATSKWIGWYNRQRLHSAIGYRPPFEVQAEWTNQGATASVAA is encoded by the coding sequence GTGCGCGCCCTTTCAGGGACTGCTGCACGGATTGCTGTGAGCTCGTATTACGCGTACAAATTACGCCAGCCTTCAGCCCGTGCTGTCCGGGACCGGGAGCTCAAGACCGCCATCCGGGACGTCTACGAGGCGAACTATTCCTGTTACGGGGTGCGGAAGATGTGGAAGGCGATCAACCGCGAGTATGCGGACCGGTTCGGGAATATCGCTCGGTGCACGGTCGAGCGGTTGATGCGCCAGCTGGGCATTGACGGGGTTCGTCGTCGGCGGAAGCGTCCGAAGACGGCCTCGGCCAGGGCCGAGGAGTGCCCGGAGGATCTCGTCGAACGTGAGTTCACAGCTGAGGGTCCGAACTGTCTCTGGGTCGCCGACATCACCTATATTCCGACCCAGGCTGGGTGGGTATACACAACGTTCATTCTCGACGTCTTCCACCGCGAGATCGTGGGTTGGCAGGTGACGAATCATATGCGTGAGTCGCTGGCCAGGGACGCGTTGACGATGGCTCTGGCAGCGAAGTTCCGGGCCGGCGAAGACGTGTCCGGGCTTGTCCACCACTCGGATCGCGGAGTCCAATTCAGGTCGATTCGCTATGGCGAGACTCTGGCAGAATCCGAGATCGTGGCGTCGGTGGGGTCACGCGGGGACTCATACGATAATGCCATGGCTGAAGCACTGAATTCAGTCTACAAAGCGGAACTGATCGACCGTCGCGAATGGTCGGGGTTGATCGAGGTGATGGCAGCGACATCGAAATGGATCGGGTGGTACAACCGGCAACGACTGCATTCGGCGATCGGATATCGACCTCCGTTCGAGGTCCAAGCTGAATGGACCAACCAGGGTGCGACCGCGAGCGTAGCTGCATAG
- a CDS encoding CDP-glycerol glycerophosphotransferase family protein, whose amino-acid sequence MEIRNLITRSAISAMGSARKTIRKTTRDASRRSQTSPPRSSRLTSLKIHHAQNLLHLDLTLASDVIPTGLWTEHEGDLHRLGSLEISESRDAGSESDLVCSISVNLDTVIEHLADWTSIPPAEANDANDTEGIVLRLYLEFDGLDAEPLPGSRLETTHNGMPVALVRLGRAKHTQTSNFTYRQVKDHFYYPLINRNGHLAIEVDRLHRPYAQVRNDSLTIENGKLNIQGRISARGTAYVRAKLVVRGRTSGFRATAEVDLKLNEELSSKRFGLNHYVFASELDFNELGDEISNDNADLYLDLDPVLADQPKRARIGKTRYLVRVGTTGSTVSSGDRTVSLVPYYTFKAKYPSLHLEVFRTADYEYMQTLVSNRHFWKPPRASERRPVWLIGELPYKAQDNGLQFFKFMRDEHPEIDAYYVIEPNSPERSNLNGYDHVIDFRSHDHVQVALAADKIIGTHHPDFLYPTREPRFQKALHAESVFLQHGVTAAKWMVPNYGKFISGFDVDLITVSSEREKEFFVKDFGYPPEQVAVTGFARFDALLADDVDVRPGQLMIMPTWRPWLQDPDYFAESEYFQHWNSLLTSDRLQSLMEKYQLEPIFCLHPNMQQYSSHFRDAGIRVVVQGETDVQLLLKQSSMLITDYSSVAFDFAFLHKPVAYYQFDTRRFAQPHADPEKEFPGPVVADEDQLLDAIETAYAAGGVMDQKYLARADHFLAHRDTDSRERIYQAIQNAVRPRPTATDLVQSEPAQAAYRLARRNRYYLPVMKRLYKLMRWAPLDSGTVVFETGQGKQYADSPRAIHEELVRRGDTRRKVWIYHKRLPVTDKYTTVVKRHSPAFFWYLATAKYWINNHNFPNYIHRRQQGLYIQTWHGTPLKRMFLDQDNFYGRDPGYIDRVKEASAQWNALISPSPYATEAMKSSYAYTGPVYELGYPRNDELRGPNTQKIRDDLRHRLSIPRDQTVVLYAPTFRDDQPTTKGRFAFDWPFDPEEFVQRFGDDVTLLLRTHFLVNTKLDIPEALKANIIDVSGLPDINELFLASDMLVTDYSSSFFDYSVLERPIIFFAYDLENYRDNLRGFYLNYETDLPGPVTTTSDELFAEIDKATSATDADRERLRLFARLYAPNDDGQAAARVIDRLLAD is encoded by the coding sequence TTGGAGATTCGGAATCTCATCACCCGCAGCGCAATCAGCGCCATGGGCAGTGCGCGGAAGACGATAAGGAAGACCACCAGAGATGCGTCGCGTCGTTCGCAGACCTCTCCTCCGCGGTCCTCTCGTTTGACGTCGCTCAAGATTCATCACGCTCAGAACCTTCTCCATCTCGATCTCACGCTGGCCTCCGACGTTATCCCCACCGGGCTCTGGACTGAGCACGAAGGTGACCTGCATCGTCTCGGCTCACTCGAGATATCCGAATCTCGGGACGCTGGTTCAGAGTCTGACTTGGTTTGTTCGATCAGCGTCAACCTCGACACTGTCATCGAACACCTCGCGGACTGGACCTCGATTCCGCCTGCTGAAGCAAATGATGCGAACGACACCGAAGGGATCGTACTCCGCCTGTATCTCGAATTCGACGGTCTCGACGCGGAACCCCTCCCCGGCTCCCGTCTCGAAACAACCCACAACGGCATGCCGGTGGCATTAGTCCGACTCGGTCGTGCCAAACATACGCAAACGTCTAATTTCACCTACCGTCAAGTGAAAGACCACTTCTACTATCCCCTGATCAACCGCAATGGTCATCTGGCCATCGAAGTGGATCGCCTTCACCGGCCATATGCCCAGGTCCGCAACGACAGTCTGACCATCGAGAATGGCAAGCTCAATATCCAGGGAAGAATCAGCGCACGAGGCACCGCATATGTGAGAGCCAAACTCGTAGTGCGTGGCAGAACCTCCGGGTTCCGAGCAACTGCCGAGGTCGACCTCAAGCTCAACGAAGAGCTCTCATCGAAACGGTTTGGACTCAACCACTATGTCTTTGCGTCAGAACTCGATTTCAACGAACTTGGCGATGAGATCAGCAATGACAACGCGGACTTGTATTTGGATCTGGATCCCGTGCTGGCAGACCAGCCTAAGCGCGCGCGAATCGGGAAAACCCGATACCTCGTTCGCGTCGGCACGACTGGCAGCACAGTGTCGTCTGGAGACCGGACCGTCTCACTTGTCCCCTACTACACATTCAAGGCAAAGTATCCCTCTCTGCACTTAGAAGTCTTCCGCACAGCGGATTACGAATACATGCAGACTCTGGTGTCGAACCGACATTTCTGGAAACCGCCCCGCGCCTCGGAGCGTCGTCCTGTATGGTTGATCGGCGAACTGCCCTATAAGGCGCAGGACAATGGACTCCAATTCTTCAAGTTCATGCGTGACGAACATCCCGAAATCGACGCTTACTATGTCATCGAACCGAACTCGCCCGAGAGATCTAATCTCAACGGCTACGACCACGTCATAGACTTCCGATCGCATGACCACGTCCAGGTGGCGCTTGCAGCTGACAAGATCATCGGAACCCACCACCCGGATTTCCTCTACCCCACACGGGAGCCGCGCTTCCAAAAGGCTCTGCACGCCGAATCAGTCTTCCTCCAGCATGGTGTCACTGCCGCCAAATGGATGGTGCCCAATTACGGCAAGTTCATTAGTGGGTTCGACGTGGACCTCATCACCGTCTCCTCTGAACGCGAGAAAGAGTTCTTCGTCAAGGACTTTGGTTATCCCCCCGAACAGGTAGCAGTGACGGGCTTCGCCCGATTCGACGCTCTTCTTGCCGACGATGTCGACGTCCGTCCGGGCCAACTTATGATCATGCCTACGTGGCGACCGTGGTTGCAAGATCCCGACTACTTCGCTGAATCGGAGTATTTTCAGCACTGGAATTCACTTCTCACCAGTGATCGATTGCAATCACTGATGGAGAAATACCAACTTGAGCCGATCTTCTGCCTTCACCCTAATATGCAGCAGTACAGTTCACACTTCCGCGATGCCGGCATTCGCGTGGTCGTCCAGGGCGAAACCGATGTCCAGTTGCTTCTCAAACAGAGCTCGATGCTCATAACCGACTACTCGAGCGTTGCTTTCGATTTTGCGTTCCTACACAAACCCGTTGCCTACTATCAGTTCGATACTCGTCGATTTGCTCAGCCACACGCCGATCCGGAAAAGGAATTTCCTGGACCTGTCGTCGCGGATGAAGACCAGCTTCTGGACGCCATCGAAACTGCATATGCCGCGGGAGGAGTAATGGATCAGAAATATCTGGCTCGTGCCGACCACTTCCTCGCTCATCGTGACACAGACAGTCGTGAACGCATCTACCAAGCAATTCAAAACGCAGTCAGACCTCGCCCTACTGCGACGGACCTGGTCCAGAGCGAGCCAGCCCAGGCCGCATACAGACTCGCGCGGCGGAATAGATATTATCTTCCCGTGATGAAGAGGCTGTACAAGCTGATGCGATGGGCTCCCCTCGATTCCGGAACAGTCGTCTTCGAAACAGGACAGGGGAAGCAATACGCCGACAGCCCTCGGGCAATTCACGAGGAGCTGGTCCGGCGTGGGGATACTCGGCGAAAGGTGTGGATCTATCACAAGCGACTTCCTGTGACGGACAAGTACACCACCGTTGTCAAACGACATTCGCCAGCGTTCTTTTGGTACCTCGCGACGGCGAAATACTGGATCAACAATCATAATTTCCCCAATTACATCCACCGTCGTCAACAGGGCCTGTATATCCAGACGTGGCATGGGACACCGCTCAAGCGCATGTTCCTCGATCAAGACAACTTCTACGGACGCGATCCGGGCTACATCGACCGGGTCAAGGAGGCTTCGGCCCAATGGAATGCGTTGATTTCTCCTTCGCCGTACGCGACGGAAGCGATGAAATCGTCCTACGCTTATACGGGACCGGTTTATGAGCTGGGCTACCCGCGAAACGACGAGCTACGCGGCCCGAACACACAAAAGATTCGCGACGATCTTCGGCACCGGCTCTCGATTCCGCGTGATCAGACGGTCGTGCTCTATGCCCCGACCTTCCGCGACGATCAGCCGACAACCAAGGGAAGATTCGCCTTCGACTGGCCATTCGATCCTGAAGAATTCGTCCAACGTTTCGGCGACGACGTCACACTTCTGTTGCGTACTCACTTCCTAGTCAACACCAAGCTCGACATCCCGGAAGCTCTCAAAGCAAACATCATCGATGTCAGCGGACTTCCAGACATCAATGAACTCTTCTTGGCCAGCGACATGCTCGTCACAGATTACTCATCGTCATTCTTCGACTACTCGGTCCTTGAACGACCAATCATCTTTTTCGCATATGATCTGGAGAACTACCGCGACAATCTTCGCGGTTTCTACCTCAACTACGAAACGGATCTTCCCGGACCAGTGACGACAACCTCGGACGAGCTCTTCGCCGAAATCGACAAAGCGACCTCGGCTACGGACGCAGACCGGGAACGCCTCAGATTGTTCGCACGGTTATACGCTCCCAATGATGACGGTCAGGCAGCGGCCCGAGTCATCGACAGACTGCTCGCAGACTAA